In Ktedonobacterales bacterium, a single window of DNA contains:
- a CDS encoding endonuclease/exonuclease/phosphatase family protein — translation MIRVLSYNILAGGTCRSDSLKKMLKASNADIIGLVEATDDRLVEELADSLGMEYRLSGRAKDPEGQQGALLSHFPILSTKTSITPLLTKQPLLEVGIETADGRPLTVFVAHMTAAFSKAWAASLKRRREMAEILRIMAAHRGTNHLLMGDFNAITPGERVKGSLFLRYMTDPDLYYRLASGAAHGLPNLNYVLPRPLRFAKPLLIAAPKSRALCALFDTIDPLYAPRGGFDLLSQAGYVDCFRALHPREPGFTWPSALPAGRIDYIFASPTLAGRLSACAVETRGDDIDGAAASDHLPVSAAFC, via the coding sequence ATGATCCGCGTTCTCTCTTATAATATTCTGGCCGGTGGAACCTGCCGCAGCGACTCACTGAAAAAGATGCTGAAAGCGAGCAATGCCGATATTATAGGTCTGGTGGAGGCTACCGACGACCGCCTGGTGGAAGAACTGGCGGATTCGCTGGGCATGGAATATCGCCTGAGTGGCCGGGCGAAAGACCCGGAGGGCCAGCAAGGCGCGCTGCTCAGCCACTTTCCCATTCTTTCGACGAAGACCTCTATCACCCCGCTGCTAACCAAACAGCCCCTTTTAGAAGTCGGCATTGAAACGGCTGATGGGCGGCCCCTCACCGTTTTCGTAGCCCATATGACGGCAGCCTTTAGCAAGGCGTGGGCTGCCAGCCTGAAGCGCCGCCGCGAGATGGCGGAAATCCTGCGTATCATGGCGGCTCATCGAGGAACCAACCATCTCTTGATGGGTGACTTCAATGCCATTACCCCAGGCGAGCGCGTCAAGGGGAGCTTGTTTTTACGCTATATGACTGACCCCGACCTGTATTATCGTCTGGCGTCGGGCGCGGCGCATGGCCTGCCCAACCTCAACTATGTGCTGCCGCGCCCGCTGCGCTTTGCGAAGCCGCTCTTGATCGCTGCTCCCAAAAGCCGGGCGCTGTGTGCGCTCTTTGATACTATCGATCCGCTTTATGCGCCGCGCGGCGGCTTTGACCTGCTCAGCCAGGCCGGATATGTGGATTGTTTTCGCGCGCTGCATCCCCGCGAACCCGGGTTCACCTGGCCTTCGGCGCTGCCCGCGGGCCGCATTGATTATATCTTTGCCAGCCCAACCCTGGCCGGGCGGCTTTCGGCCTGCGCGGTGGAGACGCGCGGCGATGACATAGACGGCGCAGCGGCAAGCGATCACCTGCCAGTCTCCGCCGCGTTTTGTTAG